A portion of the Halogeometricum sp. S1BR25-6 genome contains these proteins:
- a CDS encoding 5-methyltetrahydropteroyltriglutamate--homocysteine methyltransferase yields MTELVATSPGLFPLPDWAKSDLSDLKGHQKDDLISGDESDAIVGVYEEAREEVVSDQLDAGLDRVVEGQLRWDDMLAHPLTVHDNVETGGIVRYYDNNNFYRDPRVVGELDFSGDVAAELEAAADLAGETPLQAVLPGPYSLAELASDEHYGDDAEFLSAVGDFLAGEVEAFPEHETLFLLDPSLVTDAPGDDDIAELVPEAIDAVAGATDADVVVHTYWGAIDEKTYAHLMDADVEAIGFDFVAGGREETLYNLNEYGAKDDVALGLADGQNTLVEDPETVRERVDWVNGQIQASEFDTAYVTTNTEPFYLPVNKHKEKLEALAAAADLESEVEA; encoded by the coding sequence ATGACCGAACTGGTAGCGACCTCGCCCGGGCTCTTTCCCCTCCCGGACTGGGCGAAGTCGGACCTCTCAGACCTCAAAGGGCACCAGAAGGACGACCTCATCTCCGGCGACGAGTCGGACGCCATCGTCGGCGTCTACGAGGAGGCGCGCGAGGAAGTCGTCTCGGACCAACTCGACGCGGGCCTCGACCGAGTGGTCGAAGGGCAACTCCGCTGGGACGACATGCTCGCGCACCCGCTGACCGTCCACGACAACGTCGAGACGGGCGGTATCGTCCGGTACTACGACAACAACAACTTCTATCGGGACCCCCGCGTCGTCGGCGAACTCGACTTCTCCGGCGACGTCGCCGCGGAACTGGAAGCCGCCGCGGACCTCGCGGGCGAGACGCCCCTGCAGGCCGTCCTCCCCGGTCCGTACTCGCTGGCCGAACTCGCCAGCGACGAGCACTACGGCGACGACGCCGAGTTCCTCTCGGCCGTCGGCGACTTCCTCGCCGGCGAGGTGGAGGCGTTCCCCGAACACGAGACGCTGTTCCTCCTCGACCCCTCCTTGGTGACGGACGCGCCCGGCGACGACGACATCGCCGAACTCGTCCCCGAGGCCATCGACGCCGTCGCGGGCGCGACGGACGCCGACGTGGTCGTCCACACCTACTGGGGCGCCATCGACGAGAAGACGTACGCGCACCTGATGGACGCCGACGTCGAGGCCATCGGCTTCGACTTCGTCGCCGGCGGCCGCGAGGAGACGCTGTACAACCTCAACGAGTACGGCGCGAAGGACGACGTGGCCCTCGGCCTCGCCGACGGTCAGAACACGCTGGTCGAAGACCCCGAGACCGTCCGCGAACGCGTCGACTGGGTGAACGGCCAGATTCAGGCCTCCGAGTTCGACACCGCCTACGTGACGACTAACACCGAACCGTTCTACCTGCCCGTGAACAAACACAAGGAGAAACTCGAAGCGTTGGCTGCGGCCGCCGACCTCGAATCGGAGGTGGAGGCGTAA
- a CDS encoding methionine synthase has product MSRNAENREQFRPNGLETDHFLLTTVVGSYPKPKWLNRSKELAADEDSKFDADDLEEAYDDASRVITHEHENAGLDTVVDGEMRREEMVEYFAHRIPGYEFNGPVKVWGHNYFDKPSVASEVEYDEPWLVDEFEFTSDVAEKPVKVPITGPYTLARWSFNEAYDTEADLAYDLADLVNQEVEKLVEAGAKYVQIDEPALATTPDDHAIVGECLERIVDGIPEDVRIGLHVCYGDYSRIYPEINEFPIDEFDVELCNGGYEQIDVFTDPEFEPDLALGVVDVHTAEVESVEEIKENILEGLKVVPPERLTVSPDCGVKLLPREVAYRKMENMVKAAREVEAELDAGEIDVTAPTPRAD; this is encoded by the coding sequence ATGTCCCGGAACGCCGAGAACCGCGAGCAGTTCCGCCCGAACGGACTGGAGACCGACCACTTCCTGCTCACCACCGTCGTCGGAAGCTACCCCAAGCCGAAGTGGCTCAACCGCTCGAAGGAACTCGCGGCGGACGAGGATTCGAAGTTCGACGCCGATGACCTCGAAGAGGCGTACGACGACGCCTCGCGCGTCATCACGCACGAACACGAGAACGCCGGCCTCGACACCGTCGTCGACGGCGAGATGCGCCGCGAGGAGATGGTCGAGTACTTCGCCCACCGCATCCCCGGCTACGAGTTCAACGGCCCCGTGAAGGTGTGGGGGCACAACTACTTCGACAAGCCCTCCGTCGCGAGCGAGGTCGAGTACGACGAACCCTGGTTAGTGGACGAGTTCGAGTTCACCTCGGACGTCGCCGAAAAGCCCGTCAAAGTTCCCATCACGGGACCGTACACGCTCGCCCGTTGGTCGTTCAACGAGGCCTACGACACGGAGGCGGACCTCGCGTACGACCTCGCGGACCTCGTCAATCAGGAGGTCGAGAAGTTGGTCGAGGCGGGCGCGAAGTACGTCCAGATAGACGAACCCGCCCTCGCCACGACGCCGGACGACCACGCCATCGTCGGGGAGTGTCTCGAACGCATCGTCGACGGCATCCCCGAGGACGTCCGCATCGGTCTGCACGTCTGCTACGGGGACTACTCGCGCATCTACCCCGAGATAAACGAGTTCCCCATCGACGAGTTCGACGTGGAACTCTGCAACGGCGGCTACGAGCAGATAGACGTGTTCACCGACCCCGAGTTCGAACCGGACCTCGCCCTCGGCGTCGTCGACGTCCACACCGCCGAAGTCGAGTCCGTCGAGGAGATAAAGGAGAACATCCTCGAAGGACTCAAAGTCGTCCCGCCGGAGCGACTCACCGTCTCGCCGGACTGCGGCGTGAAACTCCTCCCCCGCGAAGTCGCATATCGGAAGATGGAGAACATGGTGAAAGCCGCCCGCGAAGTCGAGGCCGAACTCGACGCCGGCGAGATAGACGTCACCGCGCCGACGCCACGCGCGGACTGA
- a CDS encoding dCTP deaminase yields the protein MSHSVADRLDGIVHADTQVAERGVDLTVAEISVVEEPGRIDFGGGELTAAESSPVETEKRDLDDDYGWWNLEAGTYLLSYNETLTGGDSLVLQPRTELRERGGSHPTLFTDSLGTVPLSVPTGGLRLKENARVSTLLEPP from the coding sequence ATGAGCCACTCGGTCGCCGACCGACTCGACGGCATCGTCCACGCCGACACGCAGGTCGCAGAGCGCGGCGTCGACCTCACGGTCGCGGAGATCTCGGTCGTGGAGGAACCCGGCCGTATCGACTTCGGCGGCGGCGAACTGACCGCCGCCGAGTCGTCTCCGGTCGAGACGGAGAAGCGCGACCTCGACGACGACTACGGCTGGTGGAATCTGGAGGCGGGGACGTACCTCCTCTCGTACAACGAGACGCTGACCGGCGGGGACTCGCTGGTCCTCCAACCGCGGACCGAACTGCGCGAACGCGGCGGTTCGCACCCGACGCTGTTCACCGACTCGCTGGGGACGGTTCCGCTGTCGGTGCCGACCGGCGGCCTCAGGCTGAAGGAGAACGCGCGCGTCTCGACGCTGCTCGAACCGCCGTAG